The window CGGTCTCGCCGGTTGAAGTCCATCCGGTGTCTCCAATCGGGTACAATGAAGCGAACGATAGCAATCCTGTTCGCCGTGCTGGTCGTCGCGAGTGCCTTCGCCGCGCCCGCGGCCGCACAGCCCGGCGACACCGTCGACGAGTGTCAGAACGCCGACGAAGGCCCGAGCGGCGATGCGGGGCCGCCGGGCTTCGTGGGCGGCCTCCTCGGCGGCGTCGCCGGGTTCCTCGGTGACCTCTTCAGCGGGCTGCCGGTGCCCAACTTCGTCAAGGGCTTTTTCGGCGCTTCGACCTGCTGACGGAGCGGCTGTCGGCACGTAAATAAACGGTAACCGACGTGGTCGAATTCGGTGTTTTTCGTCCGACGGTCCAAACTTAAGGTGGGCCCCGTACTGAGGCCACCCATGAACCTGCTTTTGGGGGCACGGACCGGGGTGTTTCGGGGCGACCCCGAGGCGGCCGAGGACCCGGTTCGCGTCCTCGATTCCGACCGCGTGCTCCGCGTGCGGACGTTCGGCCCGCGGGTCTATGCGGCGACCCGCGGCGGCCTCTACCGCTCGCTCGATAGCGGCCGGTCGTGGACCCATATCGAGACGCCGCGGCCGGAGGTGTATTCGGTGCTGGAAGCGCCGGTCGGCGAACGACTCTACATCGGCACCCATCCCGCCCATATCTACGTCTCCGAGGACGCGGGCGAGACGTGGGACGGGTGTGAGAGCCTCCAAGACCTCCCCTCACGCGAGGAGTGGTACACGCCGCGGCATCGCAACGAGTCTCACGTCCGGGCGCTCCGGTCTGCGGGCGGCGAGCGCGTCGTCGCCGGCATTGAGGTCGGTGGCGTCCACCTCAGCGAGGACGGCGGGGAGACGTGGACCGAGCGGCGACAGGGCGTTCACGACGATATCCATCACGTGCTCGTACGGAGCGTCGACGAATGGGTCGCCTCGACGGGCAACGGCCTCTATCGGACGCGCGATTCGGGGCGTTCGTGGACCCGCCTCGACGATGGCGGCGACCGGCGGTACTTCCGGGAGGCCTTCGCGTACGACGGCCGCCTCTATGCGGCCGCGGCGGCCGGCCCGCCGGCGACGTGGGATGGCCCGAAGGGAACCGATGCTGCCCTCTATGAGTCCTGCGACGGCGGCGACACGCTCGAACCCGTCGAGTACGCGGGCTCGCCCGGCGGGTTCGTCCTCTCGTGGGCCGCGGCCGACGGGGAGGTGTACGCGGGCACCACCGACGGCCTCCTGCTACACCGGGAAGCCGACGGCTGGTTCGGCGTCGGGTCGGTGCCGGCCGAAATCGGGTCGCTTGCGGCCGTCGAGTAGGTTCCGGCGGCGGACCCCGCACACATATGTCGACGGAACGACACCACTGAGATATGGACCTCTGGAGTCCCGAGAGCTACTGGCTCGTCCGACTCCTCTTTCAGCGCGCGCTTGCGGTCATCTACCTGCTTGCCTTCCTCGTCGCGGCGACACAGTTCCGGCCGCTGGTCGGCGAGGACGGCCTGCTGCCGCTTTCCGAATACGCCGACAACGCGGCGTTCAAGGAGCGGCCGGGCCTCTTCCATCTCGTTCCGAGCGACCGGGCTATCGGCATCGCGGCGTGGTCGGGGGTCCTCCTCGCGGTGGCTGCCATCGTCGGCGTGCCCTACTGGCTGCCCGACCCGTTCGCGATTCCCGCCTCGATGCTGCTGTGGGCGGCGATGTGGGGACTCTACCTTTCCTTCGTCAACGCCGGCCGAATCTTCTACGGCTACGGGTGGGAGTCGATGCTGCTGGAGACGGGCTTTCTCGCGATTTTCTTGGGCGCCGGCGCCTCGGGGCCGCCGGTCCTCGTCGTCTGGCTGGTCAAGTGGGTGCTGTTCCGCAACATGTTCGGCGCGGGCCTCATCAAGATTCGCGGCGACGATTGCTGGCGGGAGTTGACCTGTCTCGATTATCACTACGAGACCCAACCGATTCCGAACCCCCTGAGCTGGTTCGCCCATCACCTGCCGGACCGCTTTCACCGCGTTGAGGTGCTGGGCAACCACGTCGTCGAACTGGCGGTGCCGTTCCTCTATTTCGCCCCGCAACCCTACGCGTCCATCGGCGGCGCGCTCACGGTCGGCTTCCAGTTGTGGCTCATGACGACGGGCAATTTCGCGTGGCTGAACGCGCTGACCATCGTGCAGGCGATTCCGACCTTCAGCGACGAGGTGTTGCTGTCGCTCGCGCCCTCGTCGGTCGGGGCCTCGGTGCCGTCGGCCGCCCCGACGCCGACCTACCTGCAGGTCGCCGCAGTCGCCCTGACAGCCGTCGTGGTCGTCCGGAGCGTCAAGCCAGCGGCGAACATTCTCTCGCGGACGCAGGCGATGAACGCCTCCTTCGACCCGGTACATCTGGTCAACACCTACGGCGCCTTCGGGTCGATTACCAAGCGCCGGTATCAACTCGTTATCGAGGGGACGGACGCCGAAGAGCCCGGCCCCGACGACTGGCAGGAGTACGATTTCAAGGGCCAACCGGTCGCGACCGACGAGCGGCCGCCTCAGTGGGCGCCGTACCACCTCCGACTCGACTGGCAGTTGTGGTTCGCGGCGATGCGACCCCAACCCGGCCCCCGACAGCGGTGGCTCTTCCGGCTGCTCGAAAAACTGCTGGAGAACGACGAGGCGACGCTTTCGCTTATAAATCACAACCCGTTCCCCGATGACCCGCCGGAGCAGATTCGGGTGTTGCGATACCGCTACGAGTTCACCGACCCCGAGGAGCGCGCCGAGACGGGCGAGTGGTGGAACCGACGGCAGGTCGGCACCTACGTCGAGGCGACCGACCGTTCGGCGCTACGAACGGGCGGCATCGGCCGACGCCGACGGAGGTTCTGAGCATGAAGGACCGACTTTCCGACATTCGGATGGAACCGTTCGTGAAGTACATCGTCGCCGGCGGCCTCGCGCTGGTGGCGGGCCTCTGGGCCGCCGAGTTGGCCGCCTTCGGGACGATTGCGTGGGTCGTCGGCCTTGCGCTGGTCGTGTCGGGCATCGCCGGCCTGTCGGTCGGCATTCACAGCGAAATCGAATACTGACCCATCGAATCCCGAAGGTGCGTCCCATAGCGGGACTGTTTTACCCTCCACGGTCCGCATGTCGTGTATGCACGAGGAGTTCCCTACCGACGAGCCCGCGGTGGTCACCTGCGGGTTGCCGTACGCCAACGGCGACCTGCACGTCGGCCATCTGCGGACCTACGTCAGCGGTGACGCCTTCTCCCGGGCGCTGGACCGTGTCGGCCAGAACGTCGCCTTCGTCTCCGGGTCGGACATGCACGGCACGCCCATCGCCGTCAACGCCGCCGAGGAGGGCGTCGACCCCGAGGAGTTCGCCCTCGAGTACCACGAGCAGTACGAGGAGACGTTCCCGAAGTTCAACGTCGACTTCGACAACTACGGCCACACCCACGACGAGACGAACACCGAGGTCACACGGGAGTTCGTCCGGTCGTGGATCGACAACGACCACATCGTCGAGAAGGAAATCGAGGTCGCCTGGGACGCCGAACAGGACCAGCCGCTTCCGGACCGATTCGTCGAGGGCACCTGTCCCTACTGCGGCGAGAAGGCCCGTGGCGACGAATGTGACGAGGGCTGTCAGCGCCACCTCGAACCCGGCGAAATCGAAGACCCCGTCTCGACGATTACGGGCAACCCCGCCGAGTATCGCACCCGACCCCACAAGTTCCTGCGCCTCTCGGATTTTCAGGATTACCTGCAGTCCTTCATCGACCGGCTCGAGGGCACCGAGAACGCCCAAAATCAGCCCCGAGAGTGGATCGAGGGCGAACTCGAGGACCTCTGTATCACCCGCGACATGGACTGGGGTATCGACTACCCCGGCGAGGGTGAGGAAGCCGAGGACCTCGTCCTCTACGTGTGGGTCGACGCGCCCATCGAGTACGTCGCCTCCACCAAGCAGTACTCCGAGCGGGTCGGAACCGAGGAGTTCGACTGGGAAGCCGCCTGGAAGAACCAAAGCGACGGCACGCCCCCCGAGGGGGGTGAGGCGAGCGATGCGAGCCGATCCTCGTCGGGGTCGGGAACCGTCCCCGACGGCGGCGACATCGTACACATCATCGGCCACGACATTATCCAGCATCACACCGTCTTCTGGCCGTCGATGCTCCGGGGCGCCGACTACAACGAACCCCGCGCCGTGATGGCCTGTGGCTTCGTCAACCTCGCGGGCAAGGCCTTCTCGACGTCCCGCAACCGGGCCGTCTGGGCCGACGACTACATCGAGGCGGGCCTGCACCCCGACCTCTACCGCTATCACATCATCACCGGCAGCGAATTCACCGCCGACGTGAACTTCTCGTGGGACGGCCTCCAAGAGCGCGTCAACAGCGAATTGGTCGGCACCCTCGGGAACTTCTGCTATCGCTCGCTGCTCTTCGCCGAGCGGAACTACGACGGCACGCCCGATACCGACGTCAGCGAGGAGGTTCGGGACCGCATCGAGGAGGCGATGGCCGGGTTCCGCGAGGCCATCAACGACTACCGGGTCCGCGGCCTCGGTCGCGCGCCCGTCGAACTCGCGAAGTTCGGCAACGAGTACATCCAGCAGCACGAACCCTGGAAACTCACCGACGACGACCCCCAACTGGCCGCACAGGTCATCCGCGACTGCGTCCAGATTTCGAAGGCCGTCGCGGTCCTGATGGAACCCGTCCTGCCCGGCAAGGCCGAAGAGCTGTGGGCCCAACTCGGCGAGGACGGGTCGGTCCACGACGCCGCCCTCGGGGATGCGCTTGCGGCCCCGCCCGCCGAGTTCGGCGAACCCGAGGAACTCTTCGAGGGTCTCGAAGACGAACGCGTCGAAGAACTCAACGAGCAACTCGAAGCGAGCATCGCTGCGGCCGAGGCGGAAACCGAAAGCGACGAGGACGCCGCCGCCGAGAGCGACGACATGGACATCGAACCCATCAACGACGAACGAGTCAGTTTCGAGGAGTTCCAGGACCTCGACCTCCGGGTCGCCGAGGTGCTGGAAGCCGAACCCATCGAGGGCGCCGACAAACTCGCGAAACTGCAGGTCGATATCGGCGTCGAAGAACGGCAAATCGTGGCCGGCATCAAGCAACTCCACGACCTCGATGAGTTGCCCGGCACGCGCATCGTCGTCGTCGCCAACCTCGAAAAGAACGAACTGTTCGGCGTCGAGTCCAACGGCATGCTGCTGGCGGCGGGCGAGGACGCGGACCTGCTGACGACCCACGGCGACTCCGAACCCGGGACGAAGGTTCGATAACGCCGCCGATTCGCCTTTTATAGACAGCAACGGCGTCCGGTCCCGACAACCATTTGCGCGGCCTCTCCCTAACCCAGTTATGAGCGACCGCGAGGACCCCCCGGCATCGGCCGAGGACGAAGACGACGATGAATGGGCCTACACGCTCTCGGACCTCGAGGACCGTGATGCGGCCGCCGAGGAGCGTATCCGGCCAATCGAGGCCGGTACGCCGTCGCTGGAGGGGACCGTCTTCGTCCTTCTGGGCGTCGCCTTTGCCGTCTTCATCATCTCGCGGCTTTTCTTGGGTTGAGGCATCTGACTCGCGCTATGCGGTGCGGTTTCGGTCCGAACCATTAACCTCCGGTACCTCTAAGCGGTGGTATGGCCGAACTCTTCGGCTACTCGGTACCGTTCCTGCTCGTCGTCGCCGGAGCGGTGCTGATGGTCATGGAGGCGTTCGCCCCCGGCGCACACTTCATCGTCATCGGACTCGCCCTGCTCACGGCGGGTCTCGTCGGGTTGGCCGTCGGGCCAGCGCTGCCGACGGCCGTCCTGCCGTTGGTCCTTGCTGGCGTCGTCCTCGCTGCTGGCGGCGCCGCCCTCTACGTCTACCGGACGTTCGATTTCTACGGCGGAAAGGGCGCCGGCACGACCTCGGATTCGGCGTCCCTGCGCGGCAAGACCGGCCACGTCACCGAACGGGTCACGAAAAACGACGGCGAGATAAAACTGGACAGTGGCGGTTTCAACCCCTACTATCAGGCTCGTGCGATGGACGGCGAGATAGCCGAAGGCGAGGAAGTGATGGTCGTCGACCCCGGCGGCGGCAACGTGGTCACCGTCGAATCCGTCTCGGCCTTCGAGGACGACATCGACCGCGAACTCGCCGCCGACCGTCAGCAGGAGGACACCGAGGCCGAGCGGAACGCCGACGAGGAACGCGACGCCGCCTGAGGCCCGCTCGGCGGTCGGGTGACTATGTTTCGCCGAGCGTGGCGACCACGAGGAACGTTTCGGGTCGAACCGCCTCGTGGACGATTTCGAAGCCGTGGTCGCCGAGCGCTGCCGTCGCCTCTTCGACGGTGAATCGCTCGTCGACCGGCGGGCCGTGTTCGCCGCTGCCCGTCGCGGCCCAGTCGACGATGGCGAGTCGTCCGCCGGGCGCCAGGACGCGGCTGATTTCCGCAATGGCCTCGTCGCTCGCGAACTCGTGGTAGGTCATCGTCGAGAACGCGGCGTCGAGGCCGTCGTCGGCCAGCGGGAGGTCGCCCACGCCGCTGGTTACGGGTTCGACGTTCTCCGGGAGGCCCTTCTCCCGGTAGTAGTCGTGCATCTCCTCCTGTATATCGACGGCGTACACCCGGTCTGCATGGGGGGCGACCTCGTCGGTATAGAAGCCGGTGCCGCTCCCGAGGTCGGCGACGGTGTCGGTCCCTTCGGGGGCGACGGCCCAGAGCAGTTCCTCCGCCGAGAGGAACCGGTACCGTCGGGCGGCGTCTTCGAGTCGGTCGGCACCGGCGGCGTCGAAGGTGTGATACCCCATTACAGGTTCCCGAAGGCGTCGTCGACGAGTTCGCCGGTTTCGGCGATGATGTCGGCCATTTCCTCGTCGTCGGGCGACATCCCGAGGAGGCGAGCGATGCGCATGATGGAGACGTGGTAGACGCGCTGTCGGCCGGGCGCTTCCTCCCAGACGACGACGTTGCAGGGCATCAGCGCGCCGAGGCGGTTGTCGGTGGCGTCGAGCGCACGGTCGGCCATGTTCGGGTTGCACGCGCCGAGGACGTGGTAGGGGTCCCGCCCCGCGTCGACCTTCTCGTTGAGCATCTCGGAGACGGAGAACTCGACGGGGATGCCGAACCCGGCGTCCGTGAAGGCCTCACGGACGTGTTCGATGGCTTCCTCGTGGCCCATCTCGAGGGTCGTCTGTTCTTCACCGATTTCGTCCGGGTCGATCTGCGAGGGGTCGATAGGGAGTGGCATTCACGTAATATATTGGGTGCTTGGAGAAAAACTCTTTCGGCACCGACATCGGAGGACATGGGATATACTGGTTAAATCGGCCGATCAATAACCACAAAGCCAATCAACGTCGATAGTGTTCTTGCGCATAAATGGATAATAAGAGCAATATTACGCGGCGCAGAGTCCTCCTCGCTGGTGGGGCGACGACGGTCTTCGGCGGCGGTATCGCGTATCTCGCGTCCCGCTCCGAATCGAGCAGTCCGACGTACGTTCCCGAGGCCTCCGGGTCGAGCGAGGGGACGACTGGTCTCGGTATCGAACTCGCCGGCCGGCCCATCGCTGGTAACGCCGATGCACCGGTCGATATCTACTACTGGACCGATTACCTCTGTCCCTTCTGCAAGAAGTTCGAGACGGAGACGCTTCCGGACCTCGGCTCGAACTACATCGATACCGGTGAGGTGCGGCTTGTCGCTCTCTCGTATCCCAACATCGGGGAGTACTCGATGCCCGCGGCCGTCTGGGGCCGCTGTGTCTGGTCGCAGGTCGCCGACAGCAACCCGGACGCGTTCTGGCGGTGGCACGAGGCGGCCTTCGACGAACAGGCGGAATCCGGCAAGGACTGGGCCGACGAGGGGACCTTCCGGGGCGTCACCGAACGGACTGCCGGCGTCGCCGTCTCCGAAGTCGATTCTTGCCGGCAGAACCGCCGCGAGGAGATCCGCGCCTCCATCGAGCCGAACCTCGAGATCGCGCAGTCGGCTGGGATACAGGGCACGCCGGGGTTCGTCATCTACAACCGCGATTCGGAGGCGGCGGGAAAGCTCGTCGGCGCCCACCCCTATGAGAACTTCGAGAGCGCCATCGAACGGGTTCGACAGGCATGACCGAAACTCATCCCACCCGCGGGTCGTGGGTCCGTGACCTCGTGTCGGCGCTCGGCTACCCGCTCACGTCGAACCGCCGACTGCTGGTCGCGGGTGCCGTCGCGGTGCTGACCTACGCGCTGTTGGTGTTGAGCACGTTCCCGCAGTTCACGATACAGCTTCTGGCGAGGGACCCGACCGATATCTTCTATGCGGTGGCGTCGCTGACCCGCGAGACGTATCTGAGCGTCGGCTGGGTCGGCCTGGGTCTCGTCACGACATATGCGCTGTTGACGGGCGTGGCCGTGACGAACGCGGTCACGCTCTTCCGTCGGGCCCGCCGAAGGAGTGCCTCGACGGCCCTCGGTATCCTTCCGGGCTTTCTGGCCGCCGGCTGTGCGAGCTGTGGCGCCGGCGTCCTCAGCGCTTTGGGCTTCGTCGGCGCGATGGCGGCCCTGCCCTTCGAGGGGAACCTCCTCCGACTCGGCGGCATCCTCCTGTTGCTGTTCTTCCTCGGCCGGACCGGCGACCCCCGGACCTGTTCCATCGATGGAGGGTTCCTCTCGTGACGGACGCCGAACGCTCGGGTCGCCGACGGCGTCTGCTCAAGAGTCTCGGCGTCGGGGTCG of the Natronomonas halophila genome contains:
- a CDS encoding class I SAM-dependent methyltransferase; this encodes MGYHTFDAAGADRLEDAARRYRFLSAEELLWAVAPEGTDTVADLGSGTGFYTDEVAPHADRVYAVDIQEEMHDYYREKGLPENVEPVTSGVGDLPLADDGLDAAFSTMTYHEFASDEAIAEISRVLAPGGRLAIVDWAATGSGEHGPPVDERFTVEEATAALGDHGFEIVHEAVRPETFLVVATLGET
- a CDS encoding DUF7312 domain-containing protein: MSDREDPPASAEDEDDDEWAYTLSDLEDRDAAAEERIRPIEAGTPSLEGTVFVLLGVAFAVFIISRLFLG
- a CDS encoding DsbA family protein, whose product is MDNKSNITRRRVLLAGGATTVFGGGIAYLASRSESSSPTYVPEASGSSEGTTGLGIELAGRPIAGNADAPVDIYYWTDYLCPFCKKFETETLPDLGSNYIDTGEVRLVALSYPNIGEYSMPAAVWGRCVWSQVADSNPDAFWRWHEAAFDEQAESGKDWADEGTFRGVTERTAGVAVSEVDSCRQNRREEIRASIEPNLEIAQSAGIQGTPGFVIYNRDSEAAGKLVGAHPYENFESAIERVRQA
- a CDS encoding histidine kinase translates to MKRTIAILFAVLVVASAFAAPAAAQPGDTVDECQNADEGPSGDAGPPGFVGGLLGGVAGFLGDLFSGLPVPNFVKGFFGASTC
- a CDS encoding DUF302 domain-containing protein; translation: MPLPIDPSQIDPDEIGEEQTTLEMGHEEAIEHVREAFTDAGFGIPVEFSVSEMLNEKVDAGRDPYHVLGACNPNMADRALDATDNRLGALMPCNVVVWEEAPGRQRVYHVSIMRIARLLGMSPDDEEMADIIAETGELVDDAFGNL
- the metG gene encoding methionine--tRNA ligase, whose translation is MHEEFPTDEPAVVTCGLPYANGDLHVGHLRTYVSGDAFSRALDRVGQNVAFVSGSDMHGTPIAVNAAEEGVDPEEFALEYHEQYEETFPKFNVDFDNYGHTHDETNTEVTREFVRSWIDNDHIVEKEIEVAWDAEQDQPLPDRFVEGTCPYCGEKARGDECDEGCQRHLEPGEIEDPVSTITGNPAEYRTRPHKFLRLSDFQDYLQSFIDRLEGTENAQNQPREWIEGELEDLCITRDMDWGIDYPGEGEEAEDLVLYVWVDAPIEYVASTKQYSERVGTEEFDWEAAWKNQSDGTPPEGGEASDASRSSSGSGTVPDGGDIVHIIGHDIIQHHTVFWPSMLRGADYNEPRAVMACGFVNLAGKAFSTSRNRAVWADDYIEAGLHPDLYRYHIITGSEFTADVNFSWDGLQERVNSELVGTLGNFCYRSLLFAERNYDGTPDTDVSEEVRDRIEEAMAGFREAINDYRVRGLGRAPVELAKFGNEYIQQHEPWKLTDDDPQLAAQVIRDCVQISKAVAVLMEPVLPGKAEELWAQLGEDGSVHDAALGDALAAPPAEFGEPEELFEGLEDERVEELNEQLEASIAAAEAETESDEDAAAESDDMDIEPINDERVSFEEFQDLDLRVAEVLEAEPIEGADKLAKLQVDIGVEERQIVAGIKQLHDLDELPGTRIVVVANLEKNELFGVESNGMLLAAGEDADLLTTHGDSEPGTKVR
- a CDS encoding lipase maturation factor family protein, giving the protein MDLWSPESYWLVRLLFQRALAVIYLLAFLVAATQFRPLVGEDGLLPLSEYADNAAFKERPGLFHLVPSDRAIGIAAWSGVLLAVAAIVGVPYWLPDPFAIPASMLLWAAMWGLYLSFVNAGRIFYGYGWESMLLETGFLAIFLGAGASGPPVLVVWLVKWVLFRNMFGAGLIKIRGDDCWRELTCLDYHYETQPIPNPLSWFAHHLPDRFHRVEVLGNHVVELAVPFLYFAPQPYASIGGALTVGFQLWLMTTGNFAWLNALTIVQAIPTFSDEVLLSLAPSSVGASVPSAAPTPTYLQVAAVALTAVVVVRSVKPAANILSRTQAMNASFDPVHLVNTYGAFGSITKRRYQLVIEGTDAEEPGPDDWQEYDFKGQPVATDERPPQWAPYHLRLDWQLWFAAMRPQPGPRQRWLFRLLEKLLENDEATLSLINHNPFPDDPPEQIRVLRYRYEFTDPEERAETGEWWNRRQVGTYVEATDRSALRTGGIGRRRRRF
- a CDS encoding NfeD family protein; the encoded protein is MAELFGYSVPFLLVVAGAVLMVMEAFAPGAHFIVIGLALLTAGLVGLAVGPALPTAVLPLVLAGVVLAAGGAALYVYRTFDFYGGKGAGTTSDSASLRGKTGHVTERVTKNDGEIKLDSGGFNPYYQARAMDGEIAEGEEVMVVDPGGGNVVTVESVSAFEDDIDRELAADRQQEDTEAERNADEERDAA
- a CDS encoding WD40/YVTN/BNR-like repeat-containing protein; this translates as MNLLLGARTGVFRGDPEAAEDPVRVLDSDRVLRVRTFGPRVYAATRGGLYRSLDSGRSWTHIETPRPEVYSVLEAPVGERLYIGTHPAHIYVSEDAGETWDGCESLQDLPSREEWYTPRHRNESHVRALRSAGGERVVAGIEVGGVHLSEDGGETWTERRQGVHDDIHHVLVRSVDEWVASTGNGLYRTRDSGRSWTRLDDGGDRRYFREAFAYDGRLYAAAAAGPPATWDGPKGTDAALYESCDGGDTLEPVEYAGSPGGFVLSWAAADGEVYAGTTDGLLLHREADGWFGVGSVPAEIGSLAAVE